From the genome of Peromyscus maniculatus bairdii isolate BWxNUB_F1_BW_parent chromosome 19, HU_Pman_BW_mat_3.1, whole genome shotgun sequence:
CGTGACTGGATCCAGAGACCACAGCCTCAGACTCATTGGCAAAATGATATTTGGTCTCGCTTGTGTCGCCCTGGCCCTCTTAACCCAGCAAGTTTCTGCAGAGAATCTGAGTAGAGAGCGCTCGGGACACACAGCAGGCAGGCCAGTCCGTGACTCCGTTAAGCAGAGGATGGTGTGATGAGTGGACACCCCCAAGTTAGTGATTGAAGCTAGGAGGAACACACGGCCCCGCGGCTCCTTATCCATCCTGTGGCTCCGGGTGATTTTTGTTCTCAGCTATCAAAGTCCATACAGCAGGAATTGCTACAGCGCACCTTCCCAAGAGGCCAAGGCCAACAGGCatggacagaggaagagaaggcagaagtcaAGGCTCTGAGGGTCTTCCTCGAGGTATCCCACCTTCCACTAACTGTTCCTCCCAGGCAGGAGGCTCCAGCAGGAGCCACAGACAAAAGCAAAGTGGGAGGGAGAGAttgaggaggagctgggaaggcCACTGAGCAGCCGAACTTCCGGATTGTGTCCACATCTGTGTTCCGTCTTCTGAAATAGGAAAACCACATCCCAAACCAGCACACCCCGATGCTATCACTGCTGCTTGACGTAAAGTTTCAAGAACATGAAAACCCCAAAGTGCATCTTCATCCTTTTGGGGACTCtaggctgggtggcagtggtctctctgcctggcttcttctcAATCTAGGGTTTAGGAGAGGACAGATGAGCAAGGTCAGCCTTAGGAGACTGGCAGGAGGGACcatgtttccaagggcagtgtcagaaaggcttgtcGGACCTGCTGGCCTTGGGGTCACCGCTGGCTGCCTTGCAGATGACACTGTTCGTATGCTTGCAGCGGCAACCAGGACGTCTCAGGCGGTCATAGCCatgttgggccagcttgacacagcccgtggctggcaggtagcacagcaaacagggcAGCACCAGAGAGAGGGCACCCATGAAGGACCAGCGGGCACAGCAGTTGGAGCgggagcaggagcagggatgGTCAGCGCAGGAGCCCTCATCATCCTCGTTGGTGCAATGGTAGAAGATGCCTTGTACGAGGCACATGCACGTGCCATAGTTGACCAGGGTCTGGGCCGAGCACAGGCACTCCTGGTTGCAGACCCAGCAGGAGGGCAACGTCCGAGGGGACGAACATTCCTTGCACTTACACTTCCCACAGGCCTCACACAGCAAGAAGTGCTTATCCAGCTCTGGCGGAGCTGCTGGGCCCTTGAGGTCCAGTGGCTTACAGTGGACCGCCTTGGGCTGGAGGCGCACAGCCCTGGGCGAAGCCTGCTCAGCCACGGGCGGTGGAGCCATGTGGTCGAGCAGCCTCTGGTCTGAggaggtgctgctgctgctgctcacagaGCTGGGCCGCCCGCTGAAGGAGATCCAGTGGTGAGTGACATCCTGGTCGCAGCGGGCAGGGGTGGGGGCCAGCTCTGGGGGCCCACCCCGGGTCCGCTTGGGACCCATGGAAGGGGCCACCAGGCTAGGATTGTCTATGTAGTCGTTCTCCACGTGGCTGGTCTTCATCTGGTCAATGGGTAAGATGGTGAGTGGGTGCTGGAGCCGGCTGTGGGCCACTCGGCCGTCAAGGAGGGGCTGCACCATGCCGGAGCTGGGAGTCAAAGGGGAGGCGCCCTGCGGGATCGGGGGCTCCATGAGGCTGGCGGTCCTGGACTGCACCGATAGACAGGCTTCTAGGGGtcctgggagggaaggaaggaaaaagagaaaatggattcCTGCGCATCAATATGGCCTGTTAATACCTCCTCTCCCCTCAATCTTATATCAGGCCTTGGGAGCCCCTAAATGAAATGGAACCAAATTTCTTCAGCGAACGAAACGTCCTAGCGATTCCCAAGGCTTAAATGGTCACTACTACAGAGAATCACAGCAGTAGAAGTAACATCTATTGGGCTGGGGGGCAACTTGGTGGTAGGTGGATCGCTCTCTGAGTATGCTACAGGTTCTTGCTATGGTCATCAGCACCACTGGGTGAGGTAAAGAACAGGTcggtcaggcatggtagcataggCCTAGAATTCCAGAATttggaaggtggaagcagagaggcagctgtgaatttgagaccagcctgcctacagagcaagagcccgtctcaaaaacaaaacaaaaaacggaaCACTTTAGGCCTAACAAGTGCTGCTGTGAACACACACTACAACTTCCTTCTAAATTATTTTggatgcatgtgaaggtcagagttaCTTCTCTCGGGGAACaatccctctctcttcttccacctttgtGTGTGACAATGAGGGAACGGAGGTCCCCAGGCTTGTGAACAAGCGCCTGTATCAaccaaatgagccatctcactcccccgagtgtgtgtgtgtggggtgcaggtggagggtctcactgtgtagccctgggctGGCTTTCAACTCATGATATTTAACaggttgaactcacagagatccacctgcctctgcagtgGTGAGTGCTAGGGCCCAAGCTGCATCTATGGCTTATGCCTTAGTTTTGTGGCTGTCAAGAGGGTTCTTGCAAGGACTAAAGGGAAAAACACACACCTGATACCTGCACACATAGAAAGCACTAAACAACCCATCACTATCTCAAAATATAACCATTTTTGACTCCCTACATAAACACTTCCTAAGTCCCGTAGGAACTGGACTGGGCACCGAGGACCGTGTATGTATGTGGTCAATACAACAGCTCCTGTGTGCTCCCTTTGAGCTCACCAGCTGGATAAGCAAAAGCCTTCATTTTGGGAACTAAGAAGAGAAGGGCTGCATCTGATGCTCACTCATCCGGGACATTATTAACCTATGACTCCTGCTTCCAAGAGTGGTAACCTCCAGCAGCCAATAAGCCCCTTGGGTAGGTGAGCTCCCGACAACCTACATGGGAAATCCTCTCAAGGGGCACTCACATCACCCATTTCCAAGTGCTGAGCTGAACATTCAGACTAAATGCTATTTACTAGAATAGCTAAGGCAACCCTGGATCAGTTTCTAATTTCACTGAGAGAGTGCAATTTTAAGTTGGCATCCGGCCAGAGATTCAACTGCAGCGCCTGACACGGAAACCCAGGAAGTCACTTAAATCAAAGAGCGGAAACGGCTTGGTTCAAATTTAGAAAGTGCACATTGTTTTCTATTAGAAGTGCCATTTCCTTGCCTGCTGACCTTTACATTTGGAATTCGGATGGAGATCAATTTAAAGAAATAGCAGCGGAAGGCCAGGACCTCTGCCCAGAGGAGACACAATTTGGAATCCAAAGGAAAGATTACACTCTGGGAAGATTCCACAAAGAACTTCAAGGGACTGGGGGCgggaaggatggagaaagggaagaggagtctCCATCAAGACAACACACACTGAGGTCCTCAGTGTTAAGGGCGGTGTTTCTGTAAATGCCTTTTCAAGATGCTAATGAGAGCTCATGTCTCTCAACTAAGTTTATCTCGCATCAAAGGCGTTGCCAAGGGAATGTGAAATAGGTTTCTAGTTCCGTTTACCCCTCTTGCTGGGACTGTTAGTCCATCTCAGTATCACAGGAGAGTGACACTTGGCTCCCTGGAAGTAAAACTAGAGTCAAGTGTTGGTGGTGGCGGAGAGAAGAGGCTGATGGGAAGGCACAACTGTGCTTGCCTCTGCTTGGAGACTAGGGTTTGGTTACAAATAGTTGAAGCGTTTTCTTGGATGCTTCTAGTCGGCATGAAATAAACACAGCTAGCTCTAAATAGAAAGTTCATGAAAGGGATAGAAAGAAGGTTATCCACAGCATTCATCTGTACATCATCTATGCCGCTAAATGCAAAAAACATCACATCTTTTCTACAAGGGTCAACGGTTCAGTCACCAGACAGTTCCCATTCACACAGGGAACTAACTATTGTCCCGACAGGTATTTCTTTGTATACTATTTCCCTGTCTGTCTTGGGTAAGAGTCTACATAATGGCAGGGGCCACAAAGTTCTTTTCAGTGaaatcagaactttttttttttaaccttttaattattttttaagacaagacaTTCATATAACATCTTAGGTTGGTCTGAAACTTATTATGTAATTgtccaggctgggctacagaagtCCTCATTCCTCAGCTTACCAATTGCTACAATTAAAGGAATGAGCCCCTATACACAGTTCAGAGCATCACCTATGAGTCGAAAGCCTCCTCAACCACCTGGCAGGCTTTCTACCAAAGACTAACTAGGCCCTTGTCAAGGCAGCTTTAAGTGAACTGCTGTGATCAGGGCTGGGTAGAAGTATCGTGGAGAGCATCCCTCTAAGGAATGCTACCTTTCAGCTAATACACTTGTTCCAAGAGGTTCCCAAGGCCTTGCCTCTACAAAAAAATGTTAAGTTAGAAGCCCCAGGTTCTAGTTGTGGGGTCTTTGGTTAAAGGAAAAACTTGTTAATTTGGCATAAAGTGTCTGTCACAGATCAGACTCGTCAGGTGCTAGCCAAGGATTGTCTCAAGTCAGAACCTTCTTCCTTGGACAATGATTCCAGAAAGCCCAGGTTGGGAATACCTGCCAACAAAAAGATGTGGAATCTTCAAGTAGCTTCATATTGgcccttgtagctagagttttatCTCAGAACCAAGTCCAGGACTGActacaggagaaagaaaaggtactGCTAGGCACAGACAGAGGCAAACCGATTCCCCCACTCTGCTTTGCCAGGCAGGTTAACCAATTCTCTTTAAAAACAGCTGCATTTCTTGCTGATGAAGCAAAAAGCCTTAGGCAACTTTCAAGGATGTTTAACAGGCCCTGGGATCAGCAAGCAGACTCTCCAAGGCATGCAAAAGCCCCATCAGCAAGCCAGTTTGGAGCAGCCACGGTAGTAGGCAGGGAGGCtactgcgccccccccccccatcaccctCCAGAGGCAGCTGTCAACATCTGGGCTGGCAAATGAGGCCAGCCTAGAGAGTGTGGGATCTTGGCCCCCAGTGACTCAGCTCTCTCAGGACACGCACATCTGACATTTGGTTCCAGAAGACACATTTCAAAAGGCATCTCCCTACCAGAACCCTGAACCCCTTCCAGCCACCATCTCAGCAAAACCGAAGGGCTGGCTCGGAGAGCCGCGGCTCACACTTGCTTAGGCCTGCCCCAGCCTCTACTGAATTGATGTGGccgaaaaagaaaaacaacttcctaaactgccTGTTTGATAACCCCTCAAGCACAGCTCCTGGGCTACTCCCCACCCAGCAacaccgccccccacccccagtctgaGTTCTACTTCCAAGATCAGTCTCCACCCCGGGACATTTCCACCCCTCAGTTTGTGCATCCCCGCAGGTGTTAAGTGCACTTTAATAGGCACCTCCGCTTCTCCTCCAAGGAAGGAAgagatttatataatataaatgggACAGGAGGCTTTGCCTCCGTAAGCTGCTGGGGAAGAACTTGATGGTCA
Proteins encoded in this window:
- the Spry4 gene encoding protein sprouty homolog 4, coding for MEPPIPQGASPLTPSSGMVQPLLDGRVAHSRLQHPLTILPIDQMKTSHVENDYIDNPSLVAPSMGPKRTRGGPPELAPTPARCDQDVTHHWISFSGRPSSVSSSSSTSSDQRLLDHMAPPPVAEQASPRAVRLQPKAVHCKPLDLKGPAAPPELDKHFLLCEACGKCKCKECSSPRTLPSCWVCNQECLCSAQTLVNYGTCMCLVQGIFYHCTNEDDEGSCADHPCSCSRSNCCARWSFMGALSLVLPCLLCYLPATGCVKLAQHGYDRLRRPGCRCKHTNSVICKAASGDPKASRSDKPF